From one Planktothrix agardhii NIES-204 genomic stretch:
- a CDS encoding UvrD/REP helicase — MTDDLDLDSVSSVNPILTSEIVFSDLTINPLENIDQIRAFREQKIKEIYQSLRPGQQQMADWNGGPLAISAVPGAGKSTGMAFAAALATARHQLHSQHQLVIVTFTRSAAANIRAKVSQELKEMRLPLGGFFVYTLHGLALNIALKNPELSGLNLEDFTLILPTPSNRITRSCVEQWIVANPRHYQRLIEGVKFDGEETERLRRQSVLRTEVLPNLAWKVIQEAKSSGLQPQDLTNISEQIPDDYETLEIAAGLYENYQNILRSLNLIDYDEMILAALRVLDNPTVRQVWQNQVFAVFEDEAQDSTPLQSKLLRILASSSKSITDDLDTLNLVRVGDPNQAINSTFTTADPIYFRRFCNDCEQLKRLATMDQAGRSSCIIIDAANYMLSWVNRSKLAGNEQPFREQMIKLVGFSDHQSNANPPAYGRGLELWEMADIYQTVELIVQKIVTIIEDDPQGKFAILLRENKQGEFISNVFNHPQLYNIKISEDFKSKIRVYDASQQARNSQIPAEILSLFQFLDRPHSPDYLKLALKVLGDRNLIPNLDYNKIAIHPEEFLYPGPLDPPQSEEIRQCRYFCCQLLQARLELPPYQLISFLALSLQYEKTELATADKLSERIGQKTFGNHSMGTILDVLNDIVSSEKFEPVDIDQESTSKDSPYTREGQLTLITMHKAKGLDWDYVFIPFLQESTIPGSLRVLPQAKFLGEFTLSEVARAQIRAAAHGEELIPDIATAWEQAKDLKTAEEYRLLYVAMTRAKRFLWMSVSRFSPYSWHKPENQQEQKACPVFIALKQQFPQHFFEKF, encoded by the coding sequence ATGACAGACGATCTTGATCTCGATTCAGTTTCCTCCGTTAATCCTATCCTAACTTCGGAAATAGTCTTTTCTGATCTGACAATAAATCCATTAGAAAATATTGATCAAATTCGTGCATTCCGAGAGCAGAAAATTAAAGAAATTTACCAAAGTTTACGTCCGGGTCAACAACAAATGGCCGATTGGAATGGGGGGCCCCTAGCTATTTCTGCGGTTCCAGGGGCCGGGAAATCAACGGGAATGGCCTTTGCTGCGGCATTAGCGACCGCCCGCCATCAACTCCATTCCCAGCATCAATTAGTGATTGTCACCTTCACCCGTTCGGCGGCTGCTAATATTCGGGCAAAAGTGAGTCAAGAACTCAAAGAAATGCGATTACCTTTGGGGGGATTTTTTGTTTATACATTGCATGGTTTAGCCTTAAATATTGCCTTAAAAAATCCCGAATTATCAGGATTAAATTTAGAGGATTTTACTTTAATTTTACCCACTCCTAGTAATCGAATTACCCGCAGTTGTGTTGAACAGTGGATTGTGGCTAATCCTCGCCATTATCAACGATTAATTGAGGGGGTTAAATTTGATGGGGAAGAAACAGAAAGATTAAGACGTCAATCGGTTTTAAGAACAGAAGTTTTACCGAACTTAGCTTGGAAAGTGATTCAAGAAGCTAAAAGTTCAGGACTACAACCGCAGGATTTAACCAATATTTCGGAACAAATTCCTGATGATTATGAAACCTTAGAAATAGCCGCCGGATTATATGAAAATTATCAAAATATATTGCGATCGCTGAATTTAATTGACTATGATGAGATGATTTTAGCCGCATTGCGAGTTTTAGACAATCCAACGGTTCGTCAAGTTTGGCAAAATCAAGTATTTGCTGTTTTTGAAGATGAAGCTCAAGATTCCACTCCCCTACAAAGTAAACTCTTGAGAATTTTAGCCAGTTCTTCTAAGTCAATTACTGATGATTTAGATACTTTAAATTTAGTTAGAGTCGGCGATCCAAATCAAGCGATTAACTCCACATTTACTACGGCTGATCCTATTTATTTTCGTCGTTTTTGTAATGATTGTGAACAGTTAAAACGATTAGCTACCATGGATCAAGCCGGACGCAGTAGTTGTATTATTATTGACGCAGCTAACTATATGTTATCCTGGGTTAATCGTTCAAAATTAGCTGGAAATGAACAACCTTTTCGAGAGCAAATGATTAAATTAGTGGGATTTAGTGATCATCAATCTAATGCTAATCCCCCGGCTTATGGTCGAGGTTTAGAACTCTGGGAAATGGCGGACATTTATCAGACCGTTGAGTTAATTGTCCAAAAAATTGTTACTATTATTGAAGACGATCCCCAAGGAAAATTTGCGATTTTACTAAGAGAGAATAAACAGGGAGAATTTATTTCTAATGTTTTTAATCATCCCCAATTATATAATATTAAAATTTCCGAAGATTTTAAAAGCAAAATTCGGGTTTATGATGCCTCTCAGCAGGCTAGAAATTCTCAAATTCCAGCAGAAATTTTATCTTTATTTCAATTTTTGGATCGTCCCCATTCACCAGATTATTTAAAATTAGCATTAAAAGTATTAGGCGATCGCAATTTAATTCCGAATTTAGATTATAATAAAATTGCAATTCATCCCGAAGAATTTCTTTATCCCGGCCCCCTTGACCCCCCACAATCAGAAGAAATTCGTCAATGTCGTTATTTTTGTTGTCAATTATTGCAAGCCCGTTTAGAACTTCCTCCCTATCAATTGATTTCCTTTTTAGCCCTATCCTTGCAATATGAAAAAACGGAATTAGCCACGGCGGATAAATTATCAGAACGCATCGGTCAAAAAACCTTTGGTAACCATTCCATGGGAACAATTTTAGATGTTTTAAATGATATTGTCAGTTCAGAAAAGTTTGAACCCGTGGATATTGATCAGGAATCAACCTCTAAAGACAGTCCCTATACCCGGGAAGGTCAATTAACATTAATTACCATGCACAAAGCCAAAGGATTAGATTGGGATTATGTGTTTATTCCCTTCTTACAAGAGTCTACAATTCCGGGGAGTTTAAGAGTTTTACCCCAAGCCAAATTTCTAGGAGAATTTACCCTTTCGGAAGTCGCCCGTGCCCAAATTCGAGCCGCTGCTCACGGAGAAGAATTAATTCCTGATATCGCCACTGCTTGGGAGCAAGCTAAGGATTTAAAAACCGCAGAAGAATACCGATTACTCTATGTCGCCATGACCAGAGCTAAACGTTTTTTATGGATGTCTGTGTCTCGTTTTTCTCCCTACAGTTGGCATAAACCTGAAAATCAGCAAGAACAAAAAGCCTGTCCGGTTTTTATTGCGTTAAAACAACAATTTCCTCAACATTTTTTCGAGAAATTTTAG
- a CDS encoding hypothetical protein (conserved hypothetical protein) gives MTQTPEDFSPFISSTPDPSVDTAKLIQLLRRKERNWVEWGDACAQLQKSGYNPQQIFEETGFEPIQQNQIIVAGQVFTSLVKGNLSEEIRSRFQQRGSDILYEFRILNQAERVMATEFSDQRKLDADEARELAKAIKEFSRFSVLPPGFAHHPGDALAYQAWKAARQQHDLQQRSRLIAKGLKYAHSQTARETIEQLLTDFSITAKKSAPRLPMYRLETEEDLPRLIPVVGKFPLTPSDFKAVPLIEELGAFSIVKSSGNAAWVAVPGWQVVRKSEDPIAVLGNSANLPNPLPGKSEPVLILIDRAQREWDIDSYFLVEKSENLELQWFDEIPDIHLLGKLILIMRPKKVLDEDQIHDVWQIDE, from the coding sequence ATGACTCAAACACCAGAAGATTTTTCCCCATTTATTTCCTCAACACCCGATCCATCAGTAGATACGGCTAAATTAATACAATTATTACGGCGGAAAGAAAGAAATTGGGTGGAATGGGGCGATGCCTGTGCTCAATTACAAAAATCTGGTTATAACCCCCAACAAATTTTTGAAGAAACGGGTTTTGAACCCATTCAACAAAATCAAATCATTGTAGCAGGACAAGTCTTTACTTCCTTAGTAAAAGGCAATTTATCCGAGGAAATTCGATCCCGTTTTCAACAACGGGGAAGCGATATTTTATATGAATTTCGTATCCTAAATCAAGCAGAAAGGGTGATGGCGACGGAGTTTTCCGATCAGCGCAAATTAGATGCCGATGAAGCTAGAGAATTAGCCAAAGCCATCAAAGAATTCTCTCGGTTTTCGGTTCTCCCCCCGGGTTTTGCCCATCATCCTGGGGACGCTTTAGCCTATCAAGCCTGGAAAGCTGCCCGACAACAACATGATTTACAACAGCGATCGCGTTTAATTGCTAAAGGATTAAAATATGCTCACTCCCAAACCGCACGAGAAACCATAGAACAACTATTAACAGATTTTTCGATTACCGCCAAAAAATCAGCGCCTCGTTTACCAATGTATCGTTTAGAAACGGAAGAAGATCTACCCCGTTTAATTCCAGTCGTGGGGAAATTTCCCTTAACTCCATCGGATTTTAAAGCCGTTCCTTTGATTGAAGAATTAGGAGCATTTTCCATTGTTAAATCATCGGGAAATGCAGCTTGGGTAGCGGTTCCTGGCTGGCAAGTGGTCAGAAAGTCAGAAGATCCAATTGCTGTTTTAGGAAATAGCGCTAATTTACCGAATCCCTTACCCGGTAAATCAGAACCAGTTTTAATCCTGATCGATCGCGCTCAACGGGAATGGGATATTGATTCTTATTTCTTAGTTGAAAAATCTGAAAATTTAGAACTGCAATGGTTCGATGAAATTCCCGATATTCATTTACTAGGAAAATTAATTTTAATTATGCGTCCTAAGAAGGTATTAGATGAGGATCAAATTCATGATGTTTGGCAAATTGATGAATAG
- a CDS encoding RNA-binding S4: protein MLPREELLKGIENRDTIARVIDLAEQAMKTWEITLTDFLSPPELAESEKVFSRLTEVQMIPWGGYPQAERQRLGIARSELPLDTSQVSVIVLEISGNFLFDPATHRDFLGSMLGTGIVRDKTGDIIVLGERGGQTIVTLELADFLELNLTQVRSVPVKTRRIDPGELKVREPKKKELTTVEASMRLDAIASAGFGMSRSKMVSLIDGGDVRVNWKEVTQASYQLKSGDLIAIRGKGRLEVKDMTITKKQRYRVELTRYQ from the coding sequence ATGTTACCAAGAGAAGAACTCCTAAAAGGTATCGAAAATCGAGATACTATAGCACGGGTTATAGATCTGGCAGAACAAGCCATGAAAACCTGGGAAATTACCCTAACAGATTTCCTTTCTCCCCCTGAATTAGCTGAATCTGAAAAGGTCTTTAGCCGCTTAACAGAAGTACAAATGATCCCCTGGGGAGGCTATCCCCAAGCGGAACGCCAACGGTTAGGAATTGCCAGATCTGAACTTCCTCTTGATACTTCTCAAGTCAGCGTTATTGTTTTAGAAATTTCGGGTAATTTTCTCTTTGATCCCGCTACCCATCGAGACTTTTTAGGGTCGATGTTAGGGACGGGAATTGTCAGAGATAAAACCGGGGATATTATTGTTTTAGGAGAGCGTGGAGGCCAAACCATTGTCACCCTAGAATTGGCGGATTTCTTAGAGTTGAATTTGACTCAAGTTCGATCTGTTCCGGTGAAAACACGACGGATTGATCCGGGGGAATTAAAAGTTAGAGAACCCAAGAAGAAAGAGTTAACAACTGTAGAGGCTTCCATGCGGTTAGATGCGATCGCATCTGCTGGATTTGGAATGTCTCGTAGTAAGATGGTGAGTTTAATTGATGGGGGAGATGTGCGGGTCAATTGGAAAGAAGTTACCCAAGCTAGTTATCAATTAAAATCAGGGGATTTAATTGCCATTCGGGGAAAAGGACGTTTAGAAGTTAAAGATATGACTATTACTAAAAAACAAAGATATAGAGTTGAATTAACTCGCTATCAATAA
- the serA gene encoding D-3-phosphoglycerate dehydrogenase → MSKVLVSDSIDQVGIDILSQVAQVDVKIGLPPEELVRIIPEYDALMIRSGTHVTQEIIEAANNLKIIGRAGVGVDNVDIPAATRKGIVVVNSPQGNTIAAAEHALTMMLSMSRYVPDANQSVKTGQWDRKSFVGVEVYKKTLGIVGLGKIGSHVAAVAKAMGMKLLAYDPFISQERADQIGCRLVDLDLLIQESDYITLHIPKTKETYHLFNAEVFAKMKPTARLINCARGGVIDETALADALRTGQIAGAALDVFENEPLEADSSLRELGSKIVLTPHLGASTEEAQVNVAIDVAEQIRDVLLGLPARSAVNIPGLYPDVLEKLKPYLQLAETLGNLVGQLAGGRVDFLDVRLQGELAGTSSQAVVVASLKGLLSQALRERVNYVNAGIEAKERGIRVIETRDASVTDYTGSLHLEAKGSLGTHSVTGALLGDHEIRITSVDDFPINVPPTRYMLFTLHRDVPGIIGNIGSLLGRFNVNIASMQVGRKIVRGEAVMVLSLDDPLPEGILAEIIKVSGIRDAYTVTL, encoded by the coding sequence ATGTCTAAGGTTCTCGTATCCGATTCTATTGATCAAGTTGGTATAGACATCCTGTCTCAAGTGGCTCAGGTGGATGTCAAAATAGGTTTACCCCCAGAAGAACTGGTGCGGATTATTCCAGAGTATGATGCTTTGATGATCCGGTCTGGAACTCATGTAACCCAAGAAATTATTGAAGCCGCCAATAACTTAAAAATTATTGGTCGGGCGGGTGTCGGTGTGGATAATGTGGACATTCCCGCCGCTACCCGTAAAGGGATTGTTGTGGTTAATTCTCCACAAGGGAACACCATTGCCGCCGCCGAACACGCCCTGACGATGATGCTGTCCATGTCTCGCTACGTCCCCGATGCTAACCAATCGGTTAAAACTGGACAGTGGGATCGCAAAAGCTTCGTTGGTGTAGAAGTTTATAAGAAAACCCTGGGTATTGTGGGTTTGGGTAAAATTGGTTCCCATGTTGCGGCGGTGGCGAAAGCAATGGGGATGAAACTTTTGGCCTATGATCCTTTTATATCCCAAGAACGAGCGGATCAAATTGGTTGTCGGTTAGTGGACTTGGATCTGTTGATTCAGGAGTCCGATTATATTACGCTGCATATCCCCAAAACCAAAGAAACTTATCATCTGTTTAATGCGGAAGTCTTCGCTAAGATGAAGCCCACCGCCCGCCTAATTAACTGTGCTAGGGGCGGTGTGATTGATGAAACAGCCTTAGCCGATGCCCTGCGAACTGGCCAAATTGCCGGGGCTGCCTTAGATGTATTTGAAAATGAACCCCTAGAAGCCGATTCTTCCCTGCGGGAATTGGGGTCTAAAATTGTTCTCACTCCTCACCTGGGAGCCTCTACAGAAGAAGCTCAAGTCAATGTGGCGATCGATGTCGCTGAACAAATTCGGGATGTGTTGCTGGGCCTGCCAGCCCGTTCTGCGGTGAATATTCCCGGGTTATATCCCGATGTCTTGGAAAAACTCAAACCCTATTTACAATTGGCGGAAACTCTGGGTAATTTGGTCGGTCAGTTAGCCGGGGGACGGGTGGACTTCCTGGATGTGCGTTTGCAAGGGGAACTAGCCGGAACCAGTAGCCAAGCAGTGGTTGTGGCTTCTCTGAAGGGGTTACTGTCCCAAGCATTACGCGAGCGGGTGAACTATGTTAACGCAGGTATTGAAGCCAAGGAACGGGGGATCAGAGTAATTGAAACCCGTGATGCTTCGGTGACGGACTACACCGGATCACTACATTTAGAAGCTAAGGGCAGTTTAGGCACTCATTCTGTGACCGGGGCGTTATTAGGGGATCACGAAATTCGGATCACCAGTGTGGACGATTTTCCGATTAATGTTCCTCCCACCCGCTATATGTTGTTTACTCTCCACCGGGATGTACCGGGAATTATTGGTAACATTGGCTCGCTTTTGGGCAGATTTAATGTCAATATTGCCAGTATGCAAGTCGGACGTAAAATTGTTCGGGGTGAGGCTGTCATGGTTTTAAGTCTTGATGATCCTTTACCTGAAGGTATTCTTGCAGAAATTATCAAAGTGTCTGGCATCCGCGATGCCTATACTGTAACGCTTTAA
- the prmA gene encoding ribosomal protein L11 methyltransferase, whose translation MANSWWEIKVLCDPMLEDAVFWRMEAFGCRGTASQIKNNSCLLSAYLPEEKAHLLDLAALALLLRQDALCLEMPIPAVTWDLIDEQDWSSSWKQYWEPTPIGDRFLVYPAWLALPENPDRILLRLDPGVAFGTGTHATTQLCLESLEMRLGGEHNQVVIADIGCGSGILSIGAILLGASKVYAVDNDPLATRSTYENCELNQISPERINIQDGSIEQIIQAVEQPVDGIVCNILAEVIIDLIPQFNAISKKNTWAILSGILMDQAKPIADALEQQGWVVATLWRRQDWCCFNIRRS comes from the coding sequence ATGGCTAATAGCTGGTGGGAAATTAAAGTATTGTGTGATCCGATGCTAGAAGATGCGGTCTTTTGGCGCATGGAAGCGTTTGGTTGTCGGGGAACCGCGAGTCAAATTAAAAATAATTCCTGCTTGTTATCAGCTTATTTACCCGAAGAAAAAGCCCATTTACTAGATTTAGCAGCCCTGGCTTTATTGTTACGTCAAGATGCTTTGTGTTTAGAAATGCCAATTCCGGCGGTGACTTGGGATTTGATTGATGAACAGGACTGGTCAAGTAGTTGGAAACAATATTGGGAACCGACACCAATTGGCGATCGCTTTTTAGTTTATCCGGCTTGGTTAGCATTACCTGAAAATCCCGATCGTATTCTATTACGTTTAGATCCCGGGGTTGCTTTTGGAACCGGAACCCACGCCACAACTCAACTGTGTTTAGAATCTTTGGAAATGCGCTTAGGTGGAGAACACAACCAAGTTGTAATTGCAGATATTGGTTGCGGTTCTGGTATTTTATCAATTGGGGCAATTTTATTAGGAGCTTCTAAGGTTTATGCGGTGGATAATGATCCGTTGGCGACTCGTTCAACTTACGAAAATTGCGAATTAAACCAAATTTCACCCGAAAGAATTAATATTCAAGATGGCAGTATTGAGCAGATAATTCAAGCAGTAGAGCAACCTGTAGATGGAATTGTTTGTAATATTTTAGCAGAAGTAATTATTGATTTAATTCCTCAATTTAATGCCATATCTAAGAAAAATACTTGGGCGATTTTAAGCGGGATTTTAATGGATCAAGCTAAACCAATTGCAGATGCTTTAGAACAACAGGGTTGGGTTGTTGCTACCCTCTGGCGTCGTCAAGATTGGTGTTGTTTTAATATTCGACGATCCTAA
- a CDS encoding isopentenyl pyrophosphate isomerase, producing the protein MVSNQIENRKADHLRICLEEDVQFRQTTTGLERYDFTHCCLPNLNRSEIDITTSFLGKILGAPLLISSMTGGTEQAKLINCRLAAVAEHYHIAMGVGSQRVAVENPDVADTFAVRSLAPNILLFANLGAVQLNYKYGLEQCLKTIDLLEADALILHLNPLQECIQTEGDTNFKGLFHKIEQLCTQLPVPVIAKEVGNGIDAVMAKRLIEAGVAAIDVAGAGGTSWAKIEGERAQDPLQRRLGETFANWGIPTANCITSIREVSPDIPLIASGGLRSGLDAAKAIALGANLAGFAWPFLQAAAESEAAVYNLVEILKAELITVLFCTNNRTLNHLQTSGVLKPKP; encoded by the coding sequence ATGGTATCTAATCAAATTGAAAATAGAAAAGCTGATCATCTGCGGATTTGTTTAGAAGAAGATGTGCAGTTTCGACAAACAACAACGGGGTTAGAACGTTATGACTTTACCCATTGTTGTTTACCCAATTTAAACCGTAGTGAAATTGATATTACCACATCATTTTTAGGTAAAATATTAGGAGCACCCCTATTAATTTCCTCCATGACCGGAGGCACAGAACAGGCAAAATTAATTAATTGTCGGTTAGCCGCTGTGGCTGAACATTATCATATTGCCATGGGAGTCGGTTCCCAACGAGTAGCCGTGGAAAATCCCGATGTGGCTGATACCTTTGCTGTGCGATCGCTCGCCCCAAATATTTTACTTTTTGCCAATTTAGGCGCCGTTCAATTAAACTATAAATATGGTTTAGAACAGTGTTTAAAAACCATTGATTTATTAGAAGCCGATGCCTTAATTTTACACCTCAATCCTTTACAAGAATGTATTCAAACCGAAGGGGATACTAATTTTAAAGGATTATTCCATAAAATAGAACAATTATGTACCCAACTTCCGGTTCCAGTGATTGCCAAAGAAGTCGGAAATGGGATTGATGCAGTCATGGCCAAACGATTAATTGAGGCAGGAGTGGCCGCTATTGACGTGGCAGGCGCGGGGGGAACCTCCTGGGCTAAAATCGAAGGAGAACGCGCCCAAGACCCCCTACAGCGTCGTCTAGGGGAAACCTTTGCCAATTGGGGCATACCCACGGCCAACTGTATTACCAGTATTCGAGAAGTGTCTCCCGATATTCCCTTAATTGCTTCGGGGGGGTTACGCAGTGGTTTAGATGCGGCCAAAGCGATCGCCCTCGGTGCCAATTTAGCCGGGTTTGCCTGGCCATTTTTGCAAGCCGCAGCCGAATCGGAAGCAGCAGTCTATAATTTAGTAGAGATTTTAAAAGCAGAATTGATCACCGTGCTATTTTGTACAAATAACCGTACCCTAAATCATTTACAAACATCAGGAGTATTGAAACCAAAACCCTAA
- a CDS encoding signal peptide peptidase A yields MKDFLKFTFASLLGNLIGLVLTTTLGIGGLIFLVIMVASQDSGPLVKDKSVLVFDLALSVSDTGPNPSTSEALQELLSEDSPTSIQLRTLVQTIDQASKDDKIVALYLQGTNTPISTGLANLKEIRQALQRFKDSGKTIIAYDIDWTAPEYYLASVANQVVINPLGSLDIKGLSSQVMFLTGALEKYGIGVQVIRVGKYKAAVEPFLLKKLSPENREQTQKLLGDLWGEWLRTIAPSRKVTPQQLQAFSNTEGILLADTALKGKLVDRVAYGDEVITDFKKMTGESKEKSQQFRQISINSYSRIPEVADINNGNQNSKNKIAIVYAEGEIVDGSGTSSQIGGDRLAKELRKLRLDEKVKAVVLRVNSPGGSATASEVIGREVDLIRKQKPVIVSMGNFAASGGYWIAMGADQIFAQANTVTGSIGVFGLLFNIQDIASKNGITWDIVKTSKFADIQTNSRPKSPEELARLQKVVNLIYDRFISNVATHRKLPKNQVQEIAQGRVWSGSQAKQLGLVDEIGGLDAAIAAAAKKANLGEDWTLKEPAKPRTLEERILDNLTGDNLTKIPTPVDPLTREFIRLQEELLMIKEMNDPKGIYTRLPFNLKIE; encoded by the coding sequence ATGAAAGATTTTCTCAAATTTACATTTGCCAGTTTATTAGGAAACTTAATTGGACTGGTTTTAACTACCACCCTAGGAATTGGAGGATTAATTTTCCTGGTGATTATGGTGGCAAGTCAAGATTCTGGGCCCTTAGTTAAGGATAAATCAGTATTAGTTTTTGATTTAGCATTAAGTGTAAGTGATACTGGGCCTAATCCCTCAACTTCTGAAGCCTTACAGGAACTTTTATCAGAAGATAGTCCAACTTCAATTCAGTTAAGAACCTTAGTTCAAACAATTGATCAAGCCAGTAAAGATGATAAAATTGTCGCCCTTTATTTGCAAGGAACTAATACTCCCATTTCTACAGGATTAGCTAATTTAAAAGAAATTCGCCAAGCCTTACAACGGTTTAAAGATAGCGGAAAAACTATTATTGCCTATGATATTGATTGGACAGCACCCGAATATTATTTAGCTTCCGTTGCTAATCAAGTGGTGATTAATCCCTTGGGTTCTTTAGATATTAAAGGGTTAAGTTCTCAAGTCATGTTTTTAACCGGAGCTTTAGAAAAATATGGTATTGGGGTGCAGGTGATTCGGGTGGGAAAATATAAGGCAGCCGTTGAACCATTTTTACTGAAAAAATTAAGTCCAGAAAATCGAGAACAAACTCAAAAACTATTAGGAGATTTATGGGGAGAATGGTTAAGAACCATTGCACCCAGTCGCAAAGTCACACCCCAACAGTTACAGGCATTTTCTAATACTGAAGGTATTTTATTAGCAGATACGGCTTTAAAAGGAAAATTAGTTGATCGGGTTGCTTATGGTGATGAAGTGATTACAGATTTCAAAAAAATGACCGGGGAATCCAAGGAAAAAAGTCAACAATTTCGCCAAATTAGTATTAATTCTTATTCAAGAATCCCTGAAGTTGCTGATATTAATAATGGTAATCAGAATAGTAAAAATAAGATTGCAATTGTCTATGCCGAAGGTGAAATTGTTGATGGTAGCGGAACTTCTAGCCAAATTGGAGGCGATCGGTTAGCTAAAGAATTAAGAAAATTACGATTAGATGAAAAGGTAAAAGCGGTGGTTTTACGGGTTAATAGTCCTGGGGGCAGTGCCACCGCTTCGGAAGTGATTGGGCGGGAAGTGGATCTGATCAGAAAACAGAAACCTGTAATAGTTTCTATGGGAAATTTTGCCGCTTCCGGGGGATATTGGATTGCTATGGGTGCGGATCAAATTTTTGCCCAAGCTAATACCGTGACCGGATCAATTGGGGTGTTTGGATTACTGTTTAATATTCAAGATATTGCCAGTAAAAATGGGATTACTTGGGATATTGTCAAAACCAGTAAGTTTGCGGATATTCAAACTAATAGTCGGCCGAAAAGTCCCGAAGAATTAGCTCGGTTACAAAAGGTGGTTAACTTAATTTATGATCGCTTTATTTCTAATGTAGCCACCCATCGTAAGTTACCGAAAAATCAAGTTCAAGAAATTGCTCAAGGGCGAGTTTGGTCGGGTTCACAGGCTAAACAGTTAGGGTTAGTTGATGAAATTGGGGGTTTAGATGCGGCGATCGCGGCGGCGGCAAAAAAAGCGAATTTGGGAGAGGATTGGACACTCAAAGAACCTGCTAAACCTCGGACATTAGAAGAACGAATTTTAGATAATTTAACCGGAGATAACCTCACAAAAATACCGACTCCCGTTGATCCCCTCACCCGTGAATTTATCAGACTTCAAGAGGAATTATTGATGATTAAAGAAATGAATGATCCCAAAGGAATTTATACCCGTTTACCGTTTAATTTAAAGATAGAATAA
- a CDS encoding CopG domain protein DNA-binding domain protein — protein sequence MSREKKIQFNVNEKEYERLKSHAESEGLSMAEVLRDYIKTLTPPKGGRTTSHD from the coding sequence ATGTCAAGGGAAAAGAAAATTCAGTTTAATGTTAACGAGAAAGAATATGAACGTCTCAAAAGTCATGCTGAATCAGAAGGATTATCAATGGCTGAAGTTCTTAGGGATTACATTAAAACCCTCACACCCCCTAAAGGGGGTCGCACTACATCCCACGACTGA
- a CDS encoding hypothetical protein (protein of unknown function DUF820): MTTLVSIPESPQKTQWQPATWEDYLAYVNNPNLEEFNISFNQGYLWIDMGNEGINHSNVNDLLSFLLYIWFSREPGILANSFSGCVIEKPNQRAAAPDKVLYIGENSPKWQEGEPRRINLEQWRVPDLVGEISDTTLAIDLDEKKQLYAGLGVPEYWVIDIRGKRAIAFRLQENGKYQEVNTSIALNGLPIALLELTLEQLEKTNNFNAAFWFSQQIVNLQNP, translated from the coding sequence ATGACAACTCTAGTTTCTATTCCTGAATCTCCTCAAAAAACTCAATGGCAACCCGCTACTTGGGAGGATTATTTAGCTTATGTTAATAATCCCAATTTAGAAGAATTTAATATTAGTTTTAATCAAGGATATTTGTGGATTGATATGGGTAACGAAGGAATTAATCACTCTAATGTGAACGATTTGTTGAGTTTTTTATTATATATTTGGTTTTCTCGTGAACCTGGGATATTAGCAAACTCTTTTAGTGGATGTGTGATCGAAAAACCCAACCAACGGGCAGCCGCACCCGATAAAGTATTATATATTGGTGAAAATTCCCCCAAATGGCAAGAAGGAGAACCGCGCAGAATTAATTTAGAACAATGGCGAGTTCCTGATTTAGTTGGAGAAATTTCCGATACAACTTTAGCAATTGATTTAGATGAGAAAAAACAACTTTATGCTGGATTAGGAGTTCCCGAATATTGGGTAATTGATATTAGAGGAAAACGAGCGATCGCCTTTCGTTTACAAGAGAATGGCAAATATCAGGAAGTTAACACTTCTATTGCTTTAAATGGATTGCCGATCGCTTTATTAGAATTAACCTTAGAACAATTAGAAAAAACCAATAATTTTAACGCCGCTTTCTGGTTTTCCCAACAAATTGTTAATCTACAAAATCCCTAA